The genomic DNA CATGAACACGGGAAACCAACGTTCGGGGTCGACCCCGCCAGGTGCAGACACAACAACAGCGCCGGTGGGAAAGGTAGTTCCTGGAAAGCTCCAGTTGAAAAAGAACATCGTTGAAATAGTCGCTGGTCATGAGTATGTTTATGCAGCAACCGTGACACCCGGTGAACCAATGGATTTCATCAACAAAATTGAAAAAGCCCTGCAGTTTGACGGTCCTGCTTTCATTGCTTCTCTCAGTCCTTGTGTGAGGTATTGGAGGGTCGACGATGACAAAGCTGTTGACATAACCAAGCTGGCGGTTCAAACGAAGTATTGGCCATTGTATGAAGTCGACAGGGGAGTGTACAGAGTAACCAGAAAGCCTGCTAGCTTTAAACCGGTTGCTGATTTCATTAAAATTCAAGGTCGATTCAGGCTCCTGTTACAAAGATCAGATGCCGAGCAGATACTGAACGAATTGCAACAGTACGTTGATAGACGTTGGGAAAGATTGTTGGCGTTTGAGGAGGCGACCAAGGACAAACCGATAAGATGAAACGGTTCCACCTTGAGGAGGTGGTGAACCGTGAAAGCTTTGCTCTTGATTGATCTGCAGAAAGATTTTGTGGAAGCGGGTGGGGCACTCTATTTTTCTGGGGCGGAAAGGGTGCTTTCACCCGTTTCAGAATTGATTGAGGATTACAAACGAAAAAATTTTCCAATCATCACTACGCAGGATTGGCATGAAGAAAATGATGAGGAGTTCAAAGTTTGGCCTAAGCATTGCGTTAAGGAAAGCAAAGGAGCGGAATTGACCGAGCCTTTGAAGAAACTCTTGACTGGTTATGTTAACCATATAGCTATACGCAAAACTCGTTACAGCGCATTTTATGGAACGAATTTTGAAGAGATCCTCAAGTCCAAGGGAATCAGTGAAGTAGAAGTATGTGGTGTTGTCACTCATATTTGCGTGCTTTTCACTGTAGAAGAGCTCAGAAATAGGGGTATCAAAGTGATCGTTAGAAAGGATGGTGTAGCTTCTTACGATGAGGAGTTCCATAGATGCGCGTTGAGGTTGATGAAAGAGGTCCTCAGAGCCGAGGTGATCTAATGAGAAAAAGAAGACTCGATCCTAAGGTTTTCAAAGTCCCAATTGACAGGATCAGGGGAAATTATTATTCTGACATATATTTCGTCAGATACGTGGAAGTTCTCAAAAAGGACAACAGGCATCCAAGGGTGCTTTATCAATTCTTTCCAAGGAAAGACTGCGTTGTCGTTGGTATAGATGAGGCGTTGGCAATATTGAGGTTCGCAACTGGTTATTACAAAGATGAAGTTAAAGCTAGAGAGCTTTTCAGGGAGATCTTGAATTTAGATCGTGCAATACAGGCTGCTTCAGTGGAGATGGACATGGAGACTGTCCTCAGTTGCACAAAGCGAAAATGGGATCTGAGGCTAAAACTAGATGAACTTTGGATTGATAAATGGGACGAAATAGAGGTGCGGGCTCTGTACGATGGTGACGAGGCAAAAGAGTGGGAACCCATAATGGTTATAGAGGGAGATCCGACATATTTTGGATATCTAGAAACAGTTCTTTTAGGTGTTATAGCACGCGCAACAAGCACGGCAACTGCTGTGAGGGAAGTGGTGAAGGCTGCCCGTGGAAAACCCGTGCTCTATTTCAGCGCCCGTTTTGATCATTATTGGGTCCAAGCAACGGATGGTTACGCTGCTTTATGTGCTGGAGCGTTTGGAGTTTCAACTGATGCCAATGCTGATTATTGGGGTGTAGAATCCATGGGAACAATGCCGCATGCGCTCATAGCTGCATACGATGGAAGCACAGAAGCCGCAGCTATAGCTTTCGACAAACACATGCCAGAGAACGTGAAGAGAATCATATTGGTTGATTGGGACAACGACGTAATAGGCACGACTTTCAAAGTTGTCAAGGCTTTCTATGAATACCATATGAAAAGACCTTTCAAACTTGGTGAGACGGATCCATCACCAATAATAGGTGAGGGTAAAGGTAAGATATGGGGAGTCAGGTTTGACACTTCCGGCAACATGAGGGATGTCTCAGTTGTACCGAGAGACGAATCATCCCTTGGAGTATGTCCAGAGTTGGTTTGGCGTGCACGACAAGAATTCGATAGATTTGGCTTAAAAAATCTAAAGATAGTCGTTTCTGGCGGATTCGATGCGCAGAAGATAGAACTTTTTGAAAAACTCAATGTCCCCGCGGACGTCTATGCAGTTGGTTCGAAACTGTTGAGGCAGAAAGTGGACATCACGGCTGACATAGTTGAGGTCAATGGTAAACCCTGTGCAAAGGCTGGCAGATTCAAGCGTGACCTGTCTCGTCTTGAGATAGTTCCAAAGCGGTATTGGGAGGAGGTGTGAACATGATAGAAAAAGGTACGTGGCTTGTGAAAAAAGGATTCGCTGAGATGTTTAAAGGTGGCGTCATCATGGACGTCACGAATGCCGAGCAAGCGAAAATAGCTGAGGAAGCAGGAGCAGTCGCAGTCATGGCTTTAGAACGAGTTCCGGCGGATATAAGGAAAGCTGGTGGTGTCGCGCGAATGGCAAGCATATCGAAGATAAGAGAGATCATGGAAGCGGTGAGTATACCAGTTATGGCAAAGGTCAGGATTGGTCACATAGCAGAAGCCAGAATCTTGGAAGCTCTCGGTGTAGACTTCATTGATGAATCTGAAGTGCTCACGCCTGCGGACGATAGATTTCACATCAACAAGCATGAGTTCAAAGTACCGTTTGTGTGTGGGGCCAGAGATTTAGGAGAAGCTCTGAGGAGGATTGCCGAGGGTGCAGCTATGATTAGAACTAAAGGGGAAGCCGGTACCGGGAACGTAGTTGAAGCAGTGAAGCACATGAGAAAAGTCATGGACGAGATCAGACGAGTTCAAACCATGGCAGACGAGGAGCTAGTCAGTTATGCTAAAGAGATAGGAGCACCAGTTGAACTCGTGAAAGAAGTCAAAAGGCTTGGTCGATTACCAGTTGTGAACTTTGCAGCTGGTGGTGTGGCAACGCCAGCTGACGCTGCGCTAATGATGATGCTTGGTGCTGATGGTGTGTTCGTTGGATCTGGCATATTCAAATCGAAAGAACCTGCAAAAATGGCACGTGCTATGGTGCTCGCAGTTACCTATTGGAATGACCCGGAAATGCTGCTCAAAGTTTGTGAAGACATAGGTGAGCCGATGCCGGGATTGGAAATATCGACGCTTGAAGTTCATATGCAAGAGAGAGGGTGGTAAAAGTTGTTGATCGGTGTACTCGCACTACAGGGAGATTTCAGAGAACATATCTGGTCACTTCGAAGACTTGGAGTGGAAGCTTTTGCAGTGAAAACCGTTTCAGATCTAGAAAAGATAAATGGTTTGGTGATACCTGGAGGTGAATCAACGAGCATCGGGAAGATAGCGAAAGTAACTGGAGTCGGTGATAAGATTGTGCAGCTTGCGAAAGATGGTCTACCCATATATGGTACTTGTGCTGGTATGATACTCCTTGCAAAGAAAATTGTTGATCATCCGGATCAGTACACTTTCAAGTTGATGGATATCGCTGTGAAGCGCAACGCATATGGTAGGCAGATTGAAAGTTTTGAAGTATATCTGGATGTTGCAAAAATAGGTAAAGTGAAAGCAGTTTTCATAAGAGCCCCTAAAGTGTTGGAATGGAGTAGCAATGTAGAAGTTTTGGCAACCTACGAAGGTACGCCAGTGCTAGTCCAACAGGGTAATCTGTTAGCGAGCTCTTTCCATCCAGAGTTAACAGACGATTTGAAGATACATGAATACTTCGTCAAAATGGTAGCTGATCGATATGAGAGCGTACGTTGATTTTTCGGGCAGAGACACTTTTGATAAGATTTGTTCAGCGATTTTTCTTTCAGGTGGAGTTGTTGTCTCCCGGGAAATTGATGCGGATTTTTTCGTCGGGGAAAAGGTTCATCCTTTTCTGAGGACTGTTCTTGTCTCTAGCAGCATACCGGAAGACCTTTCAAACGTGATAGATGTTATTTTACCTTCACAGTCACTCCAGTATTATTTGAAAAAATTCAGCTTGATCTTTTGTCATTTCGTTCATGGACTGGGCTTAGAAGATTTCTTGGACGAGGAAATCTACAAATCTCATAGATATAACTTCCCGTTGTGCGTCATTTTATTACGCTTGGTGAATTCAAATACGCATCTGCTACAGAGGATATACTGTGTTCTTAAAAATCAAGCGAGAGAATCCGATAAGGTTTTCATCTATGACGCTGCTACCATAATCATAGTTCTTCCATACACGGATTTAGATGGCGCAAAGATCTTTGCTCGTAGGATTTTGAGGAGATCGAAAATGATCAATTTTGGTGGGAAAATCCCAGAAATTGTCGTTTCTGTAACGCAAACAACTTCGGATTCTGATTCAAGCGAATTACTGGCGAGGTTAGAAGAGTTTGTGAAAAAGGCTTTTGAAACAGGCCAAAGGTTGATAGTTGTTTAAAAAGCGAAAATATCGCTTTCTCCAATAATTCAGCTATTCTTCTTCACTCGAGTTTGTTAACTAAAAAGCCCAGCGCGCGCTGGGCTTTTTGTATCAGCTAATTTTAAGTTCTTCAAAAAGCCTTTGGAGTAATTCCTTAGCTACCCTTGTTTGTGCTTCGATAGTTGAAGCACCTATGTGAGGTGTGGCTACAATGTATGGGAGTTGCAGCAATTTTTTTCTAAGCTCATCATTTGGCGGTTCTACTTCAAACACATCGAGTGCAGCGGCGTAAACTTTTCTCTTCACAAGCGCATCGTACAGTGCGGCTTCATCTATCACACCACCACGTGATGTATTCACGATGATGACCCCGTCCTTCATTTTTGCTATGCTTTCTGCGTTTATCAAATGTTTTGTTTCCTTCGTCAAAGGAACATGTAATGTGATGAAATCTGACACAGCATAGAGCTCGTCCAAGTTGACGATCCTAACACCTTCGAATCTTTGTACGTATGGATCGTAAGCTACAACGTTCATACCGAAGACGATCGCCCTTTTAGCTACCTCTCTCCCGATGGTTCCGATCCCGATGATGCCAAGTGTTTTGCCAAACAGTTCAACACCTTCGAGATCTTTCTTCGTCCAGATCCCATTTTTGAGATCGAGAGTTCCTCTCGCTATGTGTCTCGCAGCTGCCAACATCAAACCGAAGGTCAACTCTGCAACTGATATGGCACTCGCGCCGGGCGTATTCAAAACTTTGATACCTCTCTTTTGGGCTGTTTCGACATCTATATTATCCAAGCCAACACCGGCTCTGCAGATCAGCCTCAGCTTGGTTCCTCTTTCTATCACATCAGCTGTGACTTTCGTAGCACTCCTAACTATGAGTACTTCTATTTCTGGTATCATTGCTAACAGCTTTTCTTTCTCAAGATGCTCACAAGTGACATTGAGTTGTGGCTTTGCCTTCAACATTTCAATTGCTTCTTTTTCCAGCGGGTCGTTCACGTGTACTCTTATCATCCTGCAACCCCCTCACGGTGAAAGGTTTCCATGGCGGCTTTGACGCCTTCACCGAATTTAACAGGATATCCGAGTTCGTGTAAAGTGAATTCCAAAGCAGAAATGGCAGCGATGGTGTCGAAGATCGAGACATATCCAAGATGTGCTATTCTGAATATCGTGTTCGTTATTTTCCCCTGACCGCCAGCGATCGTCACACCATATTTATCTCTCATGATCTTTGTGATCTTTTTTGATTCCAAACCAGAAGGGACCTTAACAGCCGTACAAACATTTCCAGGTCGTCTCGAAAATAGCTCGAGTCCGAGGGCTTTAATAGCATTACGCGTGGCTTCACCCAAAATTCTGTGCCTCTCCCAAACATTTTCTATACCTTCTTCTTTCAACATCTTGATGCTCTGATTCAGCATGTATATCATATTCACCGCCGGCGTCCAAGGATTGTCTGGATAATTCTCTTCGTAATACCTTAGATCGAAGTAGTATTTGGGGCATTTATTGTTCTTCACTCGTTCCCACGCTTTCTCGCTGAGTGTGATGAAAGCTAATCCAGGAGGCATCATAATACCTTTCTGTGAGCCAGCGACAACTACGTCAACACCCCATTCATCCATCTTCAACGGTTCGGCGAGTAAGCCGCTGATCTCATCAGTCACCAAAACTCTATCTGTGTTTTTTGTCAACTTAGCTATAGCTTGAAGGTCTATCACGGTTCCTGTGGAGGTTTCACTGTGAGTTGTCAGGATAACCTTTGCGTCAGGATGTTCTTTCATCGCTTTTTCGATTTGCTCAGGTGTGACGGCGTCTCCCCATTCGAGGGCTATCTCGATGACCTCAATACCGTAAGATTCACATATCTCTTTCCAGCGTTCGCCAAATTTTCCAGCCACAACAACGATCGCTTTCTCTCCGGGATTGAGCAAATTTGTCACAGCAGCCTCCATTGCACCTGTTCCCGAAGAAACGAAAGCATAGACACGGTTTGACGTTTGGAACAAATAGCGTGCTTCGTCTAAAGTTTTTTCCATTATTTCAAGGAACTGTGGTGTTCTGTGGTGAATGGTTTCTTTCGCACCAGCCAAAAGTACATCCACAGGTACTGGTGTTGGACCAGGTGCCATGATATAGTGTTTTTTCAGCTTGATCATATGTACATCCCCCCAGTTGAGAGTTTTCCTTGGTTAGTTTACCACCAGGTGTGAAACCCTTTTTGAGTTTTGTTCAGCAAGAGTTTGCGTGCAATAAATTGCATCATGCAAATTTTTGCAGAAGAAGCTTTTTCATATTTGAAGAGGAAATCAATCTATTTCATGTTTTTGGCACGAATTTGATACAATGAAATTGGGGTGAATTCAATGGAATTTCGTTTTTCGAAATTGGCACAGAAATTGAAATCTTCAATGATAAGAGAGTTGCTCAAATATGCGAATGTACCTGGTGCAGTTTCCTTTGGAGGGGGCACTCCTGACCCTGAAACTTTCCCAAGACACCAGCTTGCAGAGATTGCGCGCGAAGTGATTGAAAAAGAGTATAAGTATACTCTGCAGTATGCCACCACTGAAGGGGATCCAGAATTGATCAAGCAGCTGTTGTTGCTACTCAGAAGGATCTATGGTCTCGATGGGCTTTCTTCTGAGAACATACTCATCACAGTCGGTTCGCAACAGGCGCTGGAACTTGTGGGAAAGGTCCTTTTGGATCCAGGAGATTATGTGGTTGTAGGTGATCCTGAATACCTTGGTGCTCTGAGTGCTTTCAGGATGAGGGAAGCAAAATTTTTGGTTGTAAAGTTCGAAAAAGATGGACCGAACCTTGACCAAATAGAGTACCATCTGAAACGCATGCAAAAAGAAGGTGAATTATCTAAAGTGAAGTTCATTTACGTTGTATCGAACTTTCAGAACCCATCAGGTATAACCACTTCTCTCGCAAAAAGAAGAGCATTAGTTGAACTTGCAGAGAGGTACGATGTACTCATAGTTGAAGATGATCCCTATGGTGTTCTGAGGTTTAAAGGAGAGCATTTACCTTCAATCATGAATTTCGGTGGAACAGATCGGGTGATTCTTCTCAATACATTCAGTAAAATACTCTGTCCAGGTTTGAGGATAGGTATCGTGGTTGCAGACAAGCAGATCATCAGAAAACTGGTTCTAGCCAAACAGGGATCGGATCTGTGCAGTTCTTCGTTGACCATGAGGTTAGCAGCGCGGTATCTTGAGAGGTACGATGTTCTTGAACAAGTTAAACCTGCGATAGATCTTTACAAAAAGAAAAAAGAAGTAATGATTGAAGCACTCAAAGAAGAGTTTTCAGACGTTTGTGATGTGGATTGGACTGATCCAGATGGGGGGTTGTTCGTCTGGACAACGCTTCCAGATATCGACACCATGGAGATGTTCAAATACGCCGAGCAGAGGAAAGTGTTCTACATACCTGGAGAAGCTTTCAAGCCGTACGAAGAACCATCGTCCTCTATGCGAATGTCCTTTTGCTTGCCGAGTTTTGATCAAATAAAAGAAGGTGTTCACAGATTGAAATTAGCTTATTTGGACTATGTAGAGGCGAAAGGGTTGAAGTGCAGATGAGGATTCTTGTCATAAATTTAGGTTCTACCTCAACGCGGGTAGCCATATATGAGGATGAAAAGTGCATCTACTCGGAGAAATTTGAGCACAGTGTGGAAGAGCTAACTAAATGCGCAACGTTGTTGGATCAAGAACCTCTGAGGAAAGAATGTGTTCTCTCCGCTGTGAGCAAGGCTGGTTTTAAACTTGAAGATTTCGATGCCATCGCTGCGCGTGGAGGAATTTTACCACCCGTGGAAAGTGGTACTTATCTGGTGGACGAACGTATGGTGGATTATCTTAAATACGAGTCTCCTGTCAAACATGTTTCGAATCTTGCGTGTGTCATTGCTCATTCGATTTCTAACGGCAGAATACCCGTCTACACAACTGATCCTGTTTCTGTTGATGAAATGGTGCCAGAGGCAAGATTTTCTGGAATTCCTGAGATTGAGAGAAAAAGCCTTTCTCACGCGCTCAATATAAAGATGGTATGTAGAAAGGTTGCAAAAGAGCTCGGTAAGCCCTTTGAAGCACTGAACGCAGTGGTTGCTCATCTAGGTGGTGGTATATCAATTGCCGCAGTGAAGGGTGGAAAGATCATCGATGTGAACAACGCGAACGATGAAGGACCATTCAGTCCAGAGAGAACGGGAGAGTTACCCGTTGGTGACGTGGTTCGTTTGTGTTTCAGTGTCAATCATACCAGAGAGGAGTTGAAAAAAAAGTTCGTTGGAAAAGGAGGATTAGTGGCTTATCTTGGTACGAACGATCTGAGAAAAGCGCTTGAAATGGCCAAAGAGAATGGGTATGCGGCGCTTGTCGTAAGAGCTATGGCTTACCAAATCGCAAAGGAAATAGGTGGTATGTGTGCGATCTTGAAAGGAGAAGTGGATGCAATCATCCTGACTGGTGGTATGTCGTACAGCAACGAGTTCGTACAGATGATAAACGAACACATTTACAGATTCGCCTCCGTCTTTGTTTTACCAGGCGAATTCGAAATGGAGGCACTCGCACTTGGTGCTTTGAGAGTGTTGAGAGGGGAGGAACGAGTCAAAATTTGGGGTGGTCCCAATGGATAGGCTTGCTTTTTTAGTGGATAAAGCACGCGGGTTAAGGAAAAAGTTGGTTGTCGCTGGATCGGATGACGATGTGGTGCTGAGCGCTTTAAAGATGGCTTTGGAACATAGCATTGTCGATCCAATCCTTGTGGGGCCTTCGAAAGAAACACAGCTCTTCGCCGTTCAAGTAGGTTTAGATTTGCAGCGATGTCAATTGGTCGATTGTTCGAAAGAAGAATCTGCTCGGAAAGCCGTTGAAATAGTTTCGAAAGATGGATCCCTTCTCATGAAAGGTTCTGTGAAAACCGGAGACTTAATGAAAATAGTGCTCGAAGATCAGTATGGGCTAAAGGTTGGTTCCACCATCACCATGGTAAGTATTTTCGATATTCCAACTTATCACAAACTGCTAGCAATAAGTGATGCTGGTATGATCATAGCGCCGACTTTGGAACAAAAGATCGACATGATCAATATTGCAGTGAAAATCATGAAAAAATTGGGTGTTGAGAGGCCCAAGGTTGCAATCATAGGTGCTATAGAGGTTCCAAACCAGAAAATGCCTGCCACACTCGATGCCGCAATACTGAGTAAGATGAACGATAGAGGTCAAATAAAAGATTGTATAGTTGATGGTCCGTTCGCACTCGACAACGCGATTTCTGAGGAAGCTGCAAAGCATAAAAAGATCGAAAGTCCTGTCGCTGGGGATGCCGACATACTCATTTTGCCGGACATTGAAGCTGGTAACGTGTTGTACAAAGCTCTCGTCTTCCTGGCAAACGCCACAGTAGCTTCAGTGATAGTTGGTGCGAAGATCCCCATAGTGCTCACCTCAAGGGCAGATTCAGATAAAACCAAACTTTATTCGATAGCACTCGCGGTAAATCTTTGCTGAAGAGGTGTAGAAGATGTTCAGAATCCTCGTGATCAATCCTGGTTCTACCTCTACTAAACTTGCGATATTTGAGGATGAGAAGCAAAAGGTAGCAGAAACTCTTTATCACAGTGCTGAAGAGCTTTCAAGCTACAAAACACTTTTTGATCAGTATGAATTTCGAAAAAATGTTATTCTCAAGTTTCTTGAAAAAGCTGGTTATAAACCTGTGGATTTTTCAGCGATAGTTGGTCGTGGCGGATTGCTCAGACCCATTCCATCAGGAACTTATGAAGTCGATAAAACGATGCTCGAGGAACTTAAGGAAGCGAAGTACGGTGAACACGCTTCGAATCTAGGAGCAATTTTGGCACACGAAATCGCCAGCATCGCGGGAGTGAAGGCTTATATAGTTGATCCTGTTGTGGTCGATGAGATGTGGGATGTTGCAAGGCTCTCTGGTCATCCAGAGTTAACAAGAAAATCGATTTTTCATGCACTCAATCAAAAAGCTGTTGCTCGACGCGCAGCACAAGAGCTTGGAAAAAGGTATGAAGAAACAAATTTGGTTGTGGTGCACATGGGTGGAGGTATATCGATAGGTGCACACATGAAAGGCAGAGTCGTTGACGTGAACAACGCATTGGATGGTGATGGTCCGTTCACCCCTGAGCGCAGTGGTACATTGCCTCTCACCCAGTTGATCGATTTATGTTTCAGTGGTAAATACACGAAAGAATGGATTCTTAAGAGAATAAAAGGTAATGGAGGATTGGTTGCGTATCTTGGAACTAACAGTGCTGCAGCTGTGCAAGAAAGGATAAGCAAAGGTGATAAAGAAGCGGAATTGGTTTACAGAGCTATGGCTTTTCAGATCGCTAAATGGATAGGTAAAATGGCGGCAGCGTTGAAGGGAGAGGTGGATGCCATAGTCTTGACAGGTGGCATTGCGTACGATGAACGTTACATGGTGAAGTGGCTCAAAGAGTATGTTTCGTTTTTAGCACCTGTCTTGGTGTACCCCGGTGGGGACGAAGAAAAGGCCTTAGCTTTGGGTGTTCTCAGGGTTTTGAGAGGGGAGGAAAAGAGTAAAAGTTATACGGAAGAGGCAAACAAATGGCAAAGAACAAAGTTTTCATAGGTCTCTATGGATCTGGAAAAACGGAAATAGTTATGAATCTTGCAATAAAAACTAGTGACAATGGATCACGCGTTGCTATTGCTGACGTCGATGTGACTGCGAGTTACTTCAGAGTTCGGGATTTCAAAGAATTGCTCCGAGAAAAAGGTGTACATGTTGTGGCACCAGCTGAGCACGTTATGAGAGCAGATATCCCATTGATCGATGCGAGTGTGGTAGGTTATTTGCAAAATCCAGATTATTCAGTTTTATTGGATGTGGGAGGCGATGAAAAAGGAAGCGTTGTGCTTGGATCGATAAAGAAATACCTTTCGGATTCAGACGTATACTTTGTGATCAACACTAAAAGACCTTTCTGTGAGAGTGCAGATAAAATCTGTAGGCACATAGAGAGGATCAGTCGGGCGGCATCAATATTTGTGAATTATCTGGTGAACAATACGAACCTCGGTGTTCAAACAACTTTGGATGTGATCAAAGAA from Pseudothermotoga sp. includes the following:
- a CDS encoding cobalamin biosynthesis protein CobQ is translated as MAKNKVFIGLYGSGKTEIVMNLAIKTSDNGSRVAIADVDVTASYFRVRDFKELLREKGVHVVAPAEHVMRADIPLIDASVVGYLQNPDYSVLLDVGGDEKGSVVLGSIKKYLSDSDVYFVINTKRPFCESADKICRHIERISRAASIFVNYLVNNTNLGVQTTLDVIKEGERIVKEVSKIMSIPVAFNVVAEPLDYTGEFETFKIKRFLIRKEELV